The Taeniopygia guttata chromosome 1A, bTaeGut7.mat, whole genome shotgun sequence DNA window caaatcccaaaattccttcctggagcagagtcagggtggggatggatccaatgccaggctgggagagctgggaatggagggaattccctgggaaagggaGATTggagtgggattttgggaatgaggaattcctggctgggctggaattcccagagcagctggggctgcccctggatccctggaatgtccaaggccaggctggagcagcctgggacagggaatTGTCCCTGCCTATGGAATGGGGTTGGAATTGGGTGATCccaaaggtcccttcccacccaaaccattccatgattccataaaaaaaaagccccacattATTCATCCCCTTCCCAAAACTTTTCAttcctcatttcccaggaaaaaactGGGAAGAAGGGCTGGGGAATCTTCCCAGAGAAATTTGGGGCTCTGGGAGGAATCAGAGGCTGGAAACATTCCAAAGAAACCGGGAGGGGAACTTGGGAAAAACGGGataatcccttttttttttttttttttttccctaaggaaTGCTCTGCAGCCAATTTCCGTGGATTTTTgaggaggaatttttgggaggatttgtGAGAAAACTCTTCCCAGCGCGGCGCCGCTTGGCGGAGCTGCTTCCCCCAGGAAAAACTCCGGGATGGGAATTCCCAACCTGGCCCCGctcatcccaaatcccgggaaaaattgggaattctgCTCCCTCAGTGGGTTCCCGTGGGCGGGAGGCGAAGGAAccacaaatcccaaattcctccGATCCACAAACATGGGCCCCGCTAatcctggatttgggaatttgggatttttaatttttttggggaataaaaAATCATCTCCAGAGGGTTCAATTCCCACCTCCAGGCTCCAATTCTCACGGTCTCCAAAAGATTTGGAATAACAAAATTCCCTCTGGTCCCGTCTCAAGGCAGATGCatttttgaaggagaaaaacaggaatttcGGGAAAGACTCGGATAGGGAAGGAAGGGTGAGCACAGGGCAGGTTGTGCCTCCATGGATGGGCTGAAAATcgggaaaaacgggggaaatttgttattcctttttttttttttaatttttactccTTCTTATTCcttattttattatattctttgcttggtttttttttgtttgggtttttgttgttttgttttgggtttttttggggtggtgtttttgtttttgttttttttttttgttgtttttttggggttttttttgttggttttttttgttttgttttgttttttgggggtttttgtttgtgttttggttttttttgttttggtttttttgttttgttttggtttggttttttgtttgttttgtttttatttgtttggttttttgtttgtttggttttttgtttgtgtggtttttttgttttgttattttttttgtttgtttttttttgtttttttttgttttttttttttttttttttttttttttttttttttttttttttttttttttttttttttgttttttttggatTTCTCCTTCCCAGAGCTGATTTGGGAATTCCAGTTGAATTTTTAATCGAAGAAAAAATGAAGCTGAGAAGGGGGAGGGTGtggaaattttaattatttatccCTGGGGGCGTTTTCTGCAGCAGCAACCCCGacggggaaaaaaagagggaaaagattCCTAAACTCCATCGGGCTGAGCTCATGTTCCTATTTAATTCCCGCCTGTTAAAattcctgccagctccaggggGGCTGGAAAATCGAGCGCGGCTCCGGTTGCGTTTAACCCCTGCGGCGATTCCCGAATTTCTCAGGAATTTCGGGGCTGGAGAGGGTTTGCACTGGAATTCCtgcgggatttgggatttttcccgatgttcccaaacccctccaggtgCCTCCAAactgccacccctgccccatcctgagctgctggaattCCCTGTTGGGATTTTGGCCTCGGGATTGATCCCctggggaatattttgggaatttggagtTTGGAAAAGCCCTGGGCggtgggaggggagaggagccCCGGTAAAATCCCGTGGGATTTattttgggaatgggatggaggaGGGGGATTGTCCCATCCCAAAGTCTTGTCCCAGTCCCCTGCTCCCACTTGTTCCCATCTCCTGTTTTCctcaaatcccctttttttgtCCCGTTTCCCCCCTGTTCCCATttatccccaaattttcctccttgttccctcatcctcagcttttctccatttcttcctCCCACTTTTCCTCATCCCCATCTCCTGTTTTTTCCATTCCTCCCACAGACGGGATTTTCTCCTTTCGCAAATTACCCCAAAAGTGGAAAATCGGGgagaaaaatccctttaaaacaGGTTAAACAAACACTCCAGGGAAATGGAACCGTTTCTTTATTCCATGTTTTGGTCgcatttttccctttcccagtttttccttttcccctcattcCCATCTCCCTGTCCTGCTTGTCCCCTCTCCTCATCCCCTGAATTCCATGAGGGATTAATGCCAAAAAAACCAATTAATTTGGAGATAAACCCAACCcctccagccccaaaatcagggaTTTTCTCCCAAAGcttttcccaccaaattttTCCGTTCTCCATCATTTTGGCCATTCCTGGACAACGTTTCCCGCATTTCCCCGTGCctgattttgggatgatttgtGTGGTTTTTCATTTCTCCTGTAGGATTTTTCTCCTTCCACCAACAAGCCGAGAGCAGAAAACCAGGGAGAAAAATCCCCCTGAACCAGGTTCCAAAAACACCTCAGGGAAACGgaacaattccttttttttccaaagcaaacaTTGGAAAAACGAGTTCataaagggatttttgggcCTCCTGTTCCTGCAGACATTTCCCAGGCACCACGTCATTTAttgctggggagggggagggagccACGGATCCAGAGggtttggaaaggaaaaaaatggggaaaactgggaaaaaaaaaatcctgttttcctttgggaaaacCTTGGGAGGTCTCGGTGTTGCTTTCCCAaatttaattaatgtttttttttaaacctcgTTGTTGAAATGGGATGGAAACATCTCGGGTTGCTAAAATTAAAGGGAatggggagaatttgggattgATTCCACAGGATTGGAGCAAACATCTCCGGTCCTTTAGGatgggggatgctgggggggttcctgagctgcttttttcccttaaaaatcccattttaggGGGAAACAATGTCCAGGTGAGCAGGGAAAGGGCAGCAGTGGGGGCAGAGTTGGATCCCTGGTTTTGGGTGGTCCTGGAGCcattggtggattttttttgttggaaaatACCTGGAAAAGCGTTGGGAGATTGTCCGTGgtggaggtgggagcagctgccacgGTCTGGATCCAGATTTCCCCTCCAGCCACATCCCAAGGGATCCCCCCAGTCACATCCCATTCCAGGTGATCCCCGTGTCCCACCCTAAATCCACCCCAGGTCCCATCCCAGGGGTACCTCATGGTCCATTCCATGGATTCCTCTTCTGCCATTCCATGTGTTCCCATCCCAGATTATCCCGACTCCAAATCCCACACTGGATGACCCCACAGAACCCATCCCAGGTGACCcctatcccaaatcccacactgGATGACCCCACAGAACCCATCCCAGGTGACcctatcccaaatcccacactgGATGACCCCACAGAACCCATCCCAGGTGATTTCTTTCCCAGATTCCACACTGGATGACCCCACAGAACCCATCCCAGGTGACCcctatcccaaatcccacactgGATGATCCTCCAGGATCCATTCCAGGTTATCCCAGGTgattcccagttcccatcccagGTGATCCCTGTTCCACATCCCATCCGTCCATCCCCATCCTGACCAAGCTTTAGGGTGGAAAATCGGGATGTGGAGGGATCAGGGAgtcccagggatgctccaaaCTTCCCAGGCTCCAAGTGCATCCCCTGGacctaaattaatttaattattaacCAACACCAGATGGAATTCCATTAGTCATGGATCTGCTGGGTGGGATCCTGCAATTCCatcagctccttctcctccagagggacattttggggatgaaaacctggatttgggaaggaaaatcccctccttttcctgctgaaaaaaCCAGGACCATCCTGTCTGTCCATGTGTCCAGCCCAAGGGATGCTGGTGGGAATTTCCCAGTGCTCTCCTGAACaccaaatttggggaaaaatgggaaaacaaggatGAACTTTCTCCGTTGTTGATGGAGCTGCCGGGCCGGGATCCGGGCTCCTGTTCAGGATCATCGTGAGGAAAAACCATCCCGGGataagcagagaggaaaaaacgCTCCGGAAATTAAACAACCCCAAaatagaaggagaaaaaaaagttcaggCCTAAAAATATCGGGATTGGTTTGGAGTTGGATCCTGGTGGGAAATAAATAATCCAGGTTTAGGGGAGGACTGATTTTAGCCGTTCATGACAACGTGGAATTTTTTCCGGCTGGATTTTGCTGGAtttagggattttggggctggttttgccCCGCTCCCATCCTGGGAGGGTGAGGGAGAAGGTGCTGGGAGCGAGCGTGGGCgcgctgggctctgccagggcccgCCCggttttcccaggaaaacaactgGGATTGCCAAAGTTCCCGGCCccggggatgggatggggccgggGGTGAAGCCCTGgcagatcccaaattccccatggAGCAGCTCGTTAGCAACGGGACATTAATGAGATCcatgaaaatgaattttcctTCCAATTCCTCTGTGGAATGATCCCATCCCAGGATCTCCCCTCGTTGTGGGGAAACTGAGTCACGGCGAGTTTGGGATTATGGCCAGGAAAGGTGAATCCCGCTCTGCTCAGCTTTGGGATGGGGATTAGGGATAAATCCAGTTtggaagagggaaagggaacCCTGAGATCCTGGGGGTGGAGACAGATCCCAGAAATGATGAGATGTGGGGTGGGGAAGGCCACATCCTGGTCCCCAGCATCTTTCCAGCTTTTTGGGAagagggatggaaaatgggaagagGATGGAGATGAGGAGGGGTTTGAACCTGAGCAGGGTGATTTGAGGGAATATTTTCCAGCAGGGATCCCAAGGGGAAGCTGAGTGAAGCAGCCACCAGGATGTGGGGGGACGTTTTTATTGGACTCAGGGAATTTTCAGTGGCCTCTGGAATATCTACAGACATGAGACATCCcatggggaccccaaatccatccgCATCCCACATCTGATGCGGACGCCGGTTGGTGACGCTCCAACTGGGATAAAAGAGGATTTTTCCAACGTGGAGAAGgtgggaggggatggaggggctgggggagaacCACCACAACCTCTGTTcctatggggaaaaaaatgaaggaaaaattaaaaaataaaaaataaaaaaaagcaccacaaaaattgatttttcccACCACCAACATGAGGAGGGGGAGCTaagatttgggaattttggggattttccatGGATGAGTTACCTGCGGGATGGATCTGGCGGTGACCATCACTTCTCCGTCATCATCCTGACAAACTCCTCATAGTTGACCTGCCCGTCATTGTTGCAATCGGCCTCTTTGATCATCTCGTCCACCTCCTCGTCCGTCAGCTTCTCTCCCAGGTTGGTCATGACGTGCCGCAGCTCGGCCGCGCTGATGTAGCCGTTGCCGTCCTTGTCGAACACCCGGAACGCCTCCCGGATCTCCTCCTCGCTGTCCGTGTCCCTCATCTTCCTGGCCATCAGCGACAGGAACTCCGGGAAGTCGATGGTGCCGCTGCCGTCGGCGTCCACCTCGCCCACCATGTCCTGCAGCTCGGCCTCGGTGGGGTTCTGGCCCAGTGAGCGCATGACGGTGCCCAGCTCCTTGGTGGTGATGCAGCCGTCGCCGTCGCGGTCGAAGAGGGAAAAAGCTTCTTTGAACTCGGCGATTTTCTCCTCCGACAGCCGCTCGGCCATGGTGCTGCCCGCCGGCACGCGGCTCTGTCCCGGCACGCCGAGGtgaggtgggaggaggaggagctgcctccctccctgcgCCTCtccctggaggaggaggaggaggaggaagaggcaggaatgggaatggatcCAGGTTTGGGAGCTGGGGAAGAACAGTGACCCAACCCCCCTGGGCCAGCCTGGCTCTCGTCCCACGGCAGCATTTCATGAGGCCAACAAACCCCAGTTAGGGATTTGGGCTGTAGTAGGGGTGACACAGGTGATTTTCCCAGTTTTAGGGATATTTTGGAGAGGGTTGGAGCTGTACAAAGGAGTTGAAGGGGTTCCGCCCGCAGCCTCCAGGCGCTGAAGGAGGATCCCCATGCAGGTCCCGGCAGATCCCGGCTGTCCGGAGCTGCCGGGGCCCTGAGTCACCTCGGGGTTGGATCCAGGGTGGTGAcgtggggctggagcagggcaggcgTGTGGGGTCCTGCCCTGTTAGTCAGGGGTGAGCTGAGGGGTCTCCCCACTGTAAGGTGGGGTTTGCTCATCTCTTACTCAGGGTGGAAAGGACAATGACAAATGAGGGGGTGTTTCTtcatctgtccatccatccatggatcctaTCCGCCCATCCATCAATAGAttccatctatccatccatccatggatcccatccacccatccatcaatggattccatccatccatccatccatggatcccatccaaccatccatggatcccatccaTTAATGGGTTCTGTCAGTGGATTCCATCAATGgattccatccatccatggattccatccatccatccatcaatggattccatccatccatccatccatggatcccatccaCCCATCTATCAATGgattccatccatccatccatccatggatcccatccaTTAATGGGTTCCGTCAGTGGAGTCCATCAATGGATTCCATCCAaccatccatggatcccatccaTTAATGgattccatccatccatccatggatcccatccacccatccatcaaTGGATTCCATCCAACCATCCATGGATTCCATCCATTAATGGGTTCCGTCAGTGGAGTCCATCAATGatttccatccatccatccatggatcccatccacccatccatcaatggattccatccatccatccatggatcccatccaTTAATGGGTTCTGTCAGTGGAGTCCATCAATGgattccatccatccatccatggatcccatccaTTAATGGGTTCCATCAGTGGATTCCATCAATGGatcccatccatccatggattctatccatccatccctctTTCCTCTGTGCCCACAACACTCCAGTGACCACCACCAGCCAGGTCAAGGAGCTGCTGGACCCGGAAGTTCCACGGCAGGAGACAATTTGACTTTCTCAGCGACGGGAAATCGGCACCAGTTGATCCCAGTTGAACCCAGT harbors:
- the LOC100231595 gene encoding calmodulin, striated muscle, which codes for MAERLSEEKIAEFKEAFSLFDRDGDGCITTKELGTVMRSLGQNPTEAELQDMVGEVDADGSGTIDFPEFLSLMARKMRDTDSEEEIREAFRVFDKDGNGYISAAELRHVMTNLGEKLTDEEVDEMIKEADCNNDGQVNYEEFVRMMTEK